Proteins from a genomic interval of Tachypleus tridentatus isolate NWPU-2018 unplaced genomic scaffold, ASM421037v1 tig00693332_pilon, whole genome shotgun sequence:
- the LOC143243767 gene encoding polyunsaturated fatty acid 5-lipoxygenase-like, with amino-acid sequence SEVLHVKLNSLWTNDHERNTTGKYVVTVAEGFGEVIKVEFWRDSYGFGDDWFWTESKFTNYQQKRYITILVHRWVVANVHYVIHEFDCTLPEDDHNIKQRQTELERIRDEYRIHYHVPGGPAQ; translated from the coding sequence GGTCAGAAGTCCTCCATGTCAAGCTGAACAGCCTTTGGACAAATGACCATGAGCGAAACACTACGGGCAAATATGTGGTCACTGTGGCTGAAGGCTTCGGTGAAGTTATTAAGGTCGAATTCTGGCGAGATTCTTACGGCTTTGGTGACGACTGGTTTTGGACAGAATCGAAGTTCACAAACTACCAACAGAAGAGGTACATTACTATCCTGGTGCACCGCTGGGTGGTTGCTAATGTCCACTACGTCATCCACGAGTTTGACTGCACGTTACCAGAAGATGACCACAATATAAAACAACGCCAGACTGAACTTGAGCGAATCAGAGACGAATATCGTATTCATTACCACGTTCCAGGTGGACCAGCACAG